From the Leucobacter tenebrionis genome, one window contains:
- the phnE gene encoding phosphonate ABC transporter, permease protein PhnE, whose product MTDTLPAAPSTRASQRPPRGAIQRMPLPRDPKVPYRAGSWAVVLIVLVVLHLMAFSATEFYPGKLVTGAQGMMNFLAEAIPPDLSADVLRAGIDGALTTLWVGLLGTTISVPFALLLAVLGARTTTPNGFVYQVARGILSFFRAVPDIVFALIFVTAVGLGPFAGVLALIAHNTGVMGKLWSEAMEDIDPGPEQALRTAGASRWQVVANATIPTVLPQLTGLLLYRFDVNVRSSLVLGLVGAGGIGLLINKAIKTFQFDEMLTYLIIILIVIVAVDLASAWIRKRLQ is encoded by the coding sequence GTGACCGACACTCTCCCCGCGGCCCCCTCCACCCGCGCCTCGCAGCGCCCGCCCCGCGGGGCGATCCAGCGCATGCCGCTTCCGCGCGATCCGAAGGTCCCTTACCGGGCCGGTTCGTGGGCGGTCGTGCTCATCGTGCTCGTGGTGCTGCACCTCATGGCGTTCTCGGCCACCGAGTTCTACCCGGGCAAGCTCGTCACCGGCGCACAGGGCATGATGAACTTCCTGGCCGAGGCGATCCCGCCCGACCTCAGCGCAGACGTGCTGCGGGCCGGCATCGACGGCGCGCTGACGACCCTCTGGGTCGGCCTGCTCGGCACCACGATCTCGGTGCCCTTCGCCCTGCTGCTCGCCGTGCTCGGCGCCCGCACCACGACACCCAACGGCTTCGTCTACCAGGTCGCGCGCGGGATCCTCTCGTTCTTCCGCGCCGTGCCCGACATCGTGTTCGCCCTGATCTTCGTGACGGCGGTCGGCCTCGGCCCGTTCGCGGGCGTGCTCGCGCTGATCGCGCACAACACGGGCGTGATGGGCAAGCTCTGGTCGGAGGCGATGGAGGACATCGATCCCGGCCCCGAGCAGGCGCTGCGCACCGCGGGGGCCTCGCGCTGGCAGGTGGTCGCGAACGCGACGATCCCGACCGTGCTGCCCCAGCTCACGGGCCTGCTGCTCTATCGCTTCGACGTCAACGTGCGCTCGTCGCTCGTGCTCGGCCTCGTGGGTGCGGGCGGCATCGGCCTGCTCATCAACAAGGCCATCAAGACCTTCCAGTTCGACGAGATGCTGACCTACCTGATCATCATCCTCATCGTGATCGTCGCGGTCGACCTGGCCTCGGCCTGGATCCGCAAACGGTTGCAGTAG